In Parvivirga hydrogeniphila, one genomic interval encodes:
- a CDS encoding DNRLRE domain-containing protein, which translates to MRSFIRARSARFVSFLLAFTLATTPVLGAFPSTAHAEDAADGVAAASPDGLPPGAVEDVSLRTRNAKQYRLPDGRIGAVISEAPVHYRDVSGAWVEIDTTLVGDPATGRVRTKSAPAVCSFGADSAGGPPVRVSASGRSVGLNMLGVAEGRPLALGSHACYAGVAADASLVYEAQDDGMKQTIVLSSPKAASSYRFYLDAGGLSLREDGSGGWVLVEPETGAPVFGIGGLCVFDSSRNAAGDPAYCPDATMTVEPVSGGAYVTYSVPSWWLADPSRRFPVMIDPSLTAVSALDTYVASAYPTTSYNSSTELKCGYYDSTTGHNRTLVRFDLTAIPSIARVDSATFSIYQFHTYYTNTSTTTYLAKATSSWGTATTWDTKPSYSYLASQSIAGRGVWVNWSQAAVKTTVQNWVASPSSNYGFMCYQKEDGSENTTHWRKFYAREYSDSALRPKLVVTYTVIPDPVTDVSACTHEAYEWFREVDRNGDGVSDTPDDLPRAGRGGVKLAWPAAPRAEGYNIYQWDGDSYEKVGTTLGSNATTWTSQGCGIYPTDSEIAGWSPASRNALTRAASPRAMSQVATVAVEGQGGAGLVVTDGTYLFVRRWGTYPGSAAWKRIGTGFHGTVAGKDYGTVGPSLAAQDSYSAFYLDGFLFSGAAVAKNAIRGVWKDAPAGEDQSREITFSAPLLDRRTGTELTEASSDVLVTTDGKYIYNVAYGVGGSTYNGYTIRVFGTDGVKQGADRTIAVPSEYIDGVLCDGSALYLIEWANTDSAHVTKIRLSDFRIANQWPINQATTRVINGCYDPANGCFWLGSLDRGEVRRYLGPGLDLRDDPRPLYRKGANSTYYDSTNYWFRIVPFNDYGQPDISSCAAYTPTLDNRTVRVADQARHTTAELPDVAGMDAAVELDRGALALDATDLEIASWGPAARIARSYCSSSTAPSLLHGAPGWRFSFERALEITSTSVTYVDETGQRDRFVLAGGAYHAPNGSYARLATETVGGALRYRLIQRDRSSSVFDASGRLLADYDQAGNAVTYERSAGTLAITAANGQRIAVSFDADGHVQSATYATAAGTRTVEYADRGGGTVAVTAYAGSDAARTTVLAHSAGRLAQASVEGYAPGGVAASWSVIYGGDGRLASLRLPGYVSDGLRRIDVTYSGASATVTRFGTVEGAPGTAVLQSYSWNPTGTTASKTDPYRQGAAPATWTYAYNAANEAVQELSPTGAKVSRTVDGRGNVIEEVDEEGHRTVYVYDALDRCVREVDPRGCTTYRTYASTGFEGAGPLVAEEKQLTGTDRSRVEYSYNASGTVVLEKQQLNANEWAVTEYSDFALCGQAQTTTRKGVRLSPSAQPLDLVERTSYDAFGNVVSRTDACGVVTERNTYDIAGRVLETEDATGTVTHHEYDLLGNETLTWREARDGSWCDRVAKTYDAEARVLVETRYLADAAGQPVAAGTVTHTYDQMGREVASDDSKVAGQAVTRFDARGNATAAWAEGSDTSSPTAATRTEYDAYGRVSRELSPGAETSATVTTYYPNGLVKRVTNPDGSWTEHAYDQAGNTVKETKPTEDGGTTVTTFGYDVGGRKISETSSDGATTTFGYDLAGRQVSAASEGATPTVSVYNTVGWKLSETDPDGVVKTWTYDACGRVLEEAVDGKASTTAYDALGNAVFTRQADGAVARYVHDAFGRVVQETQESSSGAVLKRTSRTYDAMSRTVETTVTDLVSGAVRWSRTTYPESGSPITTMTVSYAGVSVEVTYDGAGREASRVASTPAGFLSLSFGDFDAAGRPRTIDAGSAGSKTRAFDQAGRLSSESGYGYAAGLAVPGAELSYNGNTGRLEAEAYRFAFGGRTDSVRSYAYTADGRLAFASISGMPDAAYAYEPGTGNLIGIKRGSEPTTTLAYEQGSGRIAALISQGATQTVFSFDSRGRRASQGTPASPQTVRFTYDDADRLVGCSDASRGVSASYAYDAYGQRLRSVVASGSLTS; encoded by the coding sequence ATGCGATCGTTCATCCGCGCTCGGTCCGCACGCTTCGTCTCTTTCCTGCTCGCGTTCACTCTTGCGACGACGCCTGTGCTCGGAGCATTCCCGTCGACCGCGCACGCGGAAGACGCGGCAGACGGCGTCGCTGCCGCGAGCCCTGACGGGCTGCCGCCGGGGGCGGTCGAGGATGTCTCGCTTCGCACGAGGAACGCCAAGCAGTACCGGCTGCCCGACGGCCGCATCGGGGCGGTGATCTCCGAGGCGCCGGTCCACTACCGGGACGTGTCCGGAGCCTGGGTCGAGATCGACACGACGCTCGTGGGCGATCCCGCCACAGGCAGGGTCCGCACGAAGTCGGCGCCAGCGGTGTGCTCGTTCGGCGCCGACTCCGCTGGCGGCCCGCCGGTGCGGGTGAGCGCTTCGGGGCGCTCCGTGGGGCTGAACATGCTGGGTGTGGCCGAAGGCCGGCCGCTCGCTCTCGGCTCGCACGCCTGCTACGCAGGGGTGGCGGCAGACGCGAGCCTGGTCTATGAGGCGCAGGACGACGGGATGAAGCAGACGATCGTGCTGTCGTCCCCGAAGGCGGCCAGCTCCTACCGGTTCTACCTCGATGCAGGCGGGCTTTCCCTGCGCGAGGACGGATCAGGCGGCTGGGTCCTCGTCGAGCCGGAAACCGGTGCGCCCGTCTTCGGCATCGGCGGCCTGTGCGTGTTCGACTCGAGCCGGAACGCCGCGGGTGATCCAGCCTACTGCCCTGACGCGACGATGACGGTCGAGCCGGTGAGCGGCGGCGCGTACGTCACCTATAGCGTCCCGAGCTGGTGGCTCGCCGACCCCTCCCGTCGCTTCCCCGTGATGATCGACCCAAGCCTAACGGCTGTCTCGGCGCTCGACACCTACGTGGCCAGCGCGTATCCGACCACGAGCTACAACTCGTCGACGGAGCTCAAGTGCGGGTACTACGACTCGACGACCGGTCATAACCGCACTCTCGTCAGATTCGACCTCACCGCCATCCCGTCGATCGCACGTGTGGACTCGGCTACGTTCTCAATCTACCAGTTCCACACCTACTACACGAACACCTCGACCACGACCTACCTCGCCAAGGCCACCAGCTCATGGGGTACGGCGACCACGTGGGACACGAAGCCCTCGTATTCCTACCTTGCCAGCCAATCGATAGCCGGACGCGGCGTGTGGGTGAACTGGTCCCAGGCCGCAGTCAAGACCACGGTCCAGAACTGGGTCGCCAGCCCGTCTTCGAACTACGGGTTCATGTGCTACCAGAAAGAGGATGGCAGCGAGAACACGACGCACTGGCGGAAGTTCTACGCACGCGAGTATTCCGACAGCGCCCTGCGTCCGAAGCTCGTCGTGACTTACACCGTGATCCCCGACCCGGTCACCGATGTCTCCGCGTGCACGCACGAGGCCTACGAGTGGTTCCGCGAGGTCGACCGGAACGGCGACGGCGTGTCCGACACGCCGGATGACCTTCCGCGCGCAGGGCGCGGCGGCGTGAAGCTCGCATGGCCTGCCGCCCCGCGTGCGGAGGGATACAACATCTACCAGTGGGACGGGGACTCTTACGAGAAGGTCGGTACCACCCTCGGCTCGAACGCCACGACGTGGACGAGCCAAGGATGCGGCATCTACCCGACGGACTCCGAGATCGCAGGATGGTCGCCAGCATCGAGGAACGCGCTCACGCGCGCCGCGAGCCCGAGAGCGATGTCGCAGGTCGCCACTGTAGCGGTTGAGGGACAAGGTGGGGCCGGCCTTGTGGTCACCGACGGCACGTACCTGTTCGTCAGGCGGTGGGGGACCTATCCCGGATCCGCTGCATGGAAGCGCATCGGCACGGGATTCCACGGGACAGTCGCCGGCAAGGATTATGGCACGGTCGGCCCGAGCCTTGCAGCACAAGACTCCTACTCTGCGTTTTACCTCGATGGGTTCCTGTTCAGTGGAGCGGCTGTGGCGAAGAACGCTATCCGAGGCGTGTGGAAAGACGCGCCTGCGGGCGAGGACCAGTCGAGGGAGATCACGTTCTCCGCACCGCTGCTCGACCGACGCACCGGAACGGAGCTGACTGAGGCGTCGAGCGACGTGCTGGTCACGACCGACGGGAAGTACATCTACAACGTCGCGTACGGCGTCGGCGGCTCGACGTACAACGGCTATACGATCCGCGTGTTCGGCACGGACGGCGTCAAGCAGGGCGCTGACCGCACCATCGCAGTGCCATCCGAGTACATCGACGGCGTGCTGTGCGACGGCTCGGCGCTGTACCTCATCGAGTGGGCGAACACCGACTCCGCTCACGTGACCAAGATCCGCTTGTCGGACTTCCGCATCGCGAACCAGTGGCCAATCAACCAGGCCACGACTCGCGTCATCAACGGATGCTACGACCCGGCGAACGGCTGCTTCTGGCTCGGCTCTTTGGATCGAGGAGAGGTCCGGCGTTACCTCGGCCCGGGCCTGGATCTGCGCGACGACCCGAGGCCGCTGTATCGCAAGGGCGCGAACAGCACGTACTACGACAGCACGAACTACTGGTTCAGGATCGTCCCGTTCAACGACTACGGGCAGCCCGACATCTCGTCATGCGCGGCGTACACGCCCACCCTGGACAACCGCACGGTCCGCGTCGCCGACCAGGCCCGCCACACCACCGCCGAGCTTCCCGACGTCGCCGGCATGGACGCTGCAGTCGAGCTCGACAGGGGCGCGCTTGCGCTCGACGCGACCGACCTCGAGATCGCCTCGTGGGGCCCCGCCGCGCGCATCGCCAGGAGCTACTGCTCCTCGTCGACGGCGCCCTCGCTCCTCCATGGCGCTCCGGGGTGGCGCTTCAGCTTCGAGCGCGCGCTCGAGATCACCTCGACGAGCGTCACCTACGTCGACGAGACCGGGCAGCGCGACCGGTTCGTGCTCGCAGGCGGCGCCTACCACGCGCCGAACGGGAGCTATGCCAGGCTTGCGACCGAGACCGTAGGCGGCGCTTTGCGCTACCGGCTCATCCAGCGCGACCGGAGCTCGAGCGTCTTCGATGCTTCCGGACGCCTCCTCGCCGACTACGACCAGGCAGGCAACGCCGTGACCTATGAGCGCAGCGCGGGGACGCTTGCGATCACCGCCGCCAACGGCCAAAGGATCGCGGTGTCCTTCGACGCCGACGGCCACGTGCAGTCCGCGACGTATGCCACGGCGGCCGGCACGCGGACCGTCGAGTACGCCGATCGCGGCGGGGGCACCGTCGCGGTGACCGCGTACGCCGGGAGTGACGCGGCTCGCACCACGGTGCTGGCGCACTCTGCCGGCCGGCTGGCACAGGCCTCCGTGGAGGGCTACGCGCCGGGCGGCGTGGCGGCGTCGTGGAGCGTCATCTACGGCGGCGACGGCAGGCTCGCCAGCCTGAGGCTTCCCGGGTACGTATCCGACGGCCTGCGCCGCATCGACGTGACGTACTCCGGCGCGAGCGCGACCGTCACGCGCTTCGGCACCGTGGAGGGCGCGCCAGGAACCGCCGTGCTGCAGTCCTACTCGTGGAACCCCACCGGCACGACGGCGTCCAAGACCGATCCGTACAGGCAAGGAGCGGCCCCCGCGACGTGGACGTACGCGTACAACGCTGCCAACGAGGCCGTCCAGGAGCTCTCGCCGACTGGCGCCAAGGTCTCGCGGACGGTCGACGGACGCGGCAACGTCATCGAGGAGGTCGACGAAGAAGGCCACCGCACCGTGTACGTCTACGACGCGCTCGACAGGTGCGTGCGCGAGGTCGACCCGCGCGGCTGCACGACCTACCGTACCTACGCGTCGACGGGCTTCGAAGGCGCAGGCCCGCTCGTCGCCGAGGAGAAGCAGCTTACCGGCACGGACCGCTCGCGTGTGGAGTACTCGTACAACGCGTCCGGCACCGTCGTCCTCGAGAAGCAACAGCTGAATGCGAACGAGTGGGCTGTGACAGAGTACTCGGACTTCGCGCTGTGCGGCCAGGCGCAGACCACCACCCGCAAAGGCGTGCGCCTGTCCCCCAGCGCCCAGCCCCTCGACCTCGTCGAGCGCACCTCCTACGACGCATTCGGCAACGTCGTCTCGCGCACCGACGCGTGCGGCGTCGTCACCGAGCGGAACACCTACGACATCGCCGGCCGCGTGCTCGAAACGGAAGACGCCACAGGCACGGTCACGCACCACGAGTACGACCTGCTCGGCAACGAGACGCTTACGTGGCGCGAGGCGCGCGACGGCTCGTGGTGCGACCGGGTGGCGAAGACCTACGACGCCGAAGCGCGCGTGCTGGTCGAGACCAGGTACCTTGCGGATGCCGCAGGCCAGCCGGTCGCGGCAGGCACGGTCACGCACACCTACGACCAGATGGGCAGGGAGGTCGCAAGCGACGATAGCAAGGTGGCCGGCCAGGCCGTGACCCGCTTCGACGCGCGCGGCAACGCCACGGCGGCGTGGGCGGAGGGCTCGGACACGTCGTCGCCCACCGCGGCCACGCGCACGGAGTACGACGCCTACGGCCGCGTTAGCCGCGAGCTTTCGCCAGGTGCCGAGACCTCCGCGACCGTGACCACGTACTACCCGAACGGCCTGGTCAAGCGGGTCACGAACCCGGACGGCAGCTGGACTGAGCACGCCTACGACCAGGCCGGCAACACTGTGAAGGAGACCAAGCCGACCGAGGACGGCGGCACGACGGTCACGACCTTCGGCTACGACGTGGGCGGCCGGAAGATCTCCGAGACCTCGAGCGACGGCGCCACGACGACGTTCGGCTACGACCTGGCCGGGCGGCAGGTCTCGGCGGCCTCGGAAGGCGCGACCCCGACGGTCAGCGTGTACAACACGGTGGGCTGGAAGCTTTCTGAGACCGATCCCGACGGCGTCGTCAAGACGTGGACGTACGACGCGTGCGGGCGCGTGCTCGAAGAGGCGGTCGACGGCAAGGCGTCGACGACCGCGTACGACGCGCTCGGCAACGCCGTCTTCACCCGGCAGGCCGACGGCGCCGTGGCCCGGTACGTCCATGACGCGTTCGGGCGCGTGGTGCAGGAGACCCAGGAGAGCTCCTCAGGCGCGGTGCTCAAGCGCACGAGCCGCACGTACGACGCGATGTCGCGCACGGTCGAGACGACGGTGACGGATCTGGTGAGCGGCGCCGTCCGCTGGAGCCGCACCACGTACCCGGAGTCCGGCTCGCCGATAACCACGATGACGGTCTCGTATGCGGGCGTGAGCGTGGAGGTGACCTACGACGGCGCGGGCCGCGAGGCGTCGCGCGTCGCCTCCACGCCGGCAGGCTTCCTGTCCCTGTCCTTCGGCGACTTCGACGCGGCCGGCCGCCCGCGCACGATCGACGCGGGGAGCGCCGGCTCGAAGACGCGCGCCTTCGACCAGGCGGGCAGGCTTTCCTCCGAGTCCGGCTACGGCTACGCGGCGGGCCTTGCCGTGCCCGGCGCCGAGCTTTCCTACAACGGCAACACCGGCAGGCTCGAGGCCGAGGCGTACCGGTTCGCGTTCGGCGGGCGAACCGACAGCGTGCGCAGCTACGCCTACACGGCGGACGGCAGGCTCGCCTTCGCGTCTATCTCCGGGATGCCGGATGCCGCGTACGCCTACGAGCCCGGCACGGGCAACCTCATCGGCATCAAGCGCGGCTCGGAGCCGACGACGACGCTTGCCTACGAGCAAGGCTCGGGCCGCATCGCGGCGCTGATCTCGCAAGGCGCGACGCAGACGGTCTTCTCCTTCGACAGCCGCGGCAGGCGCGCCTCGCAAGGGACGCCCGCTTCTCCGCAAACCGTCCGCTTTACCTACGACGACGCGGACCGGC
- a CDS encoding ATP-binding protein, with product MRVLVVDDDASNRYLLESVVRSGGHEVVSAADGEEALEIARSNPPDVVITDILMPRMDGYQLCRSWKTDDVLKTKPLVFYTASYTDPEDERFALELGADAFWRKPLDPLTLLEKLGEVAKLAGSPEEVRAPEIEDEHEVLVEYNARLVHKIEQKAAELQRANEELRRAMQMLAEEVEVKANLIAELNADVAKRKALEAELRAERDFTRSVVDVPDVAVVALDSSGTVMLFSKGAEALTGVAAGDAVGRTLEEALGLADDCNLAAAVRAGASVRLREEIVSRWGEPRIVAWTVSASEGRVYLFGQDVTETQRAQAVDRIVAEVNARVASGAPIADILLQVCEAAASGLPRCTVAVALLGVDGAATVEADGLADAVEAIRSRATPWQAIPGGERVLDGETVVLAAEEPGLEIGSPLWNAGVRGVALVPMWIDGVVAGAAGYFAGLPHGIDESTLRMLERLTASVATAIALARSREEQAMQSAALASAADGIAIVDERGMIVSCNRALARLTGYSEAELLGRDIADLHTAAESEGWLFVLGGVAESWTGDTIGLRKDGSRYYERMSVAPVDGVSRPRFVVVKRDVTDERMLDQLRSGFVANVSHELRTPLTSILGYAELLSNMHPGDLAGKAADVARKIEASAIRMRDLVEELLEATTIQAEGGLKLLKRPADLEQVVRLRAEAVPRSAEHVLVVDAQPDMPLVVCDPDRIGRVVENLVSNAVKFSPEGGTVTVRVGVEGGEAFIAVSDQGVGIRSEDAPKLFDRFTQADMSSTRRFGGLGVGLFVADEIVRAHGGRIEVASEVGRGSTFTVRLPLEEPAGE from the coding sequence GTGCGGGTCCTCGTCGTCGACGATGACGCTTCCAACAGGTATCTGCTCGAGTCCGTGGTGCGGTCGGGCGGGCACGAGGTCGTCTCCGCCGCTGATGGCGAGGAGGCGCTCGAGATCGCACGGAGCAACCCGCCGGACGTCGTCATCACCGACATCCTCATGCCGCGCATGGACGGCTATCAGCTCTGCCGCTCGTGGAAGACGGACGATGTGCTGAAGACGAAGCCGCTCGTCTTCTACACCGCCTCATACACCGACCCGGAAGACGAGCGGTTCGCGCTCGAGCTAGGAGCTGACGCGTTCTGGCGCAAGCCCCTCGACCCGCTGACGCTGCTGGAGAAGCTCGGCGAGGTGGCGAAGTTGGCGGGTTCTCCCGAGGAGGTGCGCGCACCGGAGATCGAGGACGAGCACGAGGTGCTCGTCGAGTACAACGCGCGACTCGTGCACAAGATCGAGCAGAAGGCCGCGGAGCTGCAGCGGGCGAATGAGGAACTGCGCCGGGCGATGCAGATGCTCGCCGAAGAGGTCGAGGTCAAGGCAAACCTCATCGCGGAACTCAACGCTGATGTCGCGAAACGCAAGGCGCTCGAAGCCGAGCTTCGCGCCGAGCGCGACTTCACCCGCAGCGTCGTCGACGTCCCGGACGTGGCTGTCGTCGCGCTCGACTCATCCGGCACGGTGATGCTGTTCTCGAAAGGCGCAGAGGCGCTGACCGGAGTCGCCGCCGGTGACGCGGTGGGGCGCACCCTCGAAGAAGCGCTCGGCCTCGCTGACGACTGCAACCTCGCGGCTGCCGTGCGAGCGGGCGCCTCGGTGCGCTTGCGGGAGGAGATCGTCTCGCGATGGGGCGAGCCCCGGATCGTCGCCTGGACGGTGTCGGCCTCGGAGGGCAGGGTCTACCTGTTCGGGCAGGACGTCACGGAGACGCAGCGGGCCCAGGCTGTCGATCGGATCGTCGCGGAAGTCAACGCCCGTGTCGCATCGGGAGCGCCGATCGCCGACATCCTCCTGCAGGTCTGCGAGGCAGCCGCATCAGGGCTCCCGCGCTGCACGGTGGCTGTCGCGCTGCTGGGTGTGGACGGTGCCGCCACCGTCGAGGCAGACGGCCTGGCTGACGCCGTCGAGGCGATCCGTTCGCGCGCGACGCCTTGGCAGGCGATCCCGGGCGGCGAGCGTGTCCTCGACGGCGAGACGGTGGTGCTGGCCGCTGAAGAGCCCGGACTCGAGATCGGCAGTCCCTTGTGGAACGCTGGCGTACGGGGCGTCGCGCTTGTCCCGATGTGGATCGACGGCGTCGTCGCGGGCGCGGCTGGGTACTTCGCGGGCCTGCCGCACGGCATCGACGAATCGACGCTCCGGATGCTCGAGCGGCTGACGGCCTCCGTCGCGACGGCCATCGCGCTTGCGCGGAGCCGCGAGGAGCAGGCGATGCAGTCGGCGGCGCTCGCGTCGGCGGCTGACGGCATCGCGATCGTCGACGAGCGCGGCATGATCGTGTCGTGCAACCGTGCGCTCGCCCGTCTCACAGGCTACTCGGAGGCCGAGCTGCTCGGCCGGGACATCGCCGACCTCCACACGGCGGCCGAATCCGAGGGGTGGCTGTTCGTGCTCGGAGGCGTCGCGGAGTCGTGGACCGGCGACACCATCGGGCTTCGCAAGGACGGCAGCCGGTACTACGAGCGGATGTCGGTGGCGCCGGTCGACGGCGTGAGCAGACCGCGGTTCGTGGTCGTGAAGCGCGACGTGACCGACGAGCGGATGCTCGACCAGCTCCGAAGCGGGTTCGTCGCCAACGTCTCGCACGAGCTCCGGACGCCGCTCACGAGCATCCTCGGGTATGCGGAGCTGTTGTCGAACATGCATCCCGGCGACCTCGCCGGAAAGGCCGCAGACGTGGCCCGCAAGATCGAGGCGAGCGCGATCCGGATGCGCGACCTTGTCGAGGAGCTCCTGGAGGCGACGACGATCCAGGCCGAGGGCGGTTTGAAGCTGCTGAAGCGGCCGGCGGACCTCGAGCAAGTGGTGCGGCTGCGTGCCGAGGCCGTGCCGCGCAGCGCCGAGCACGTGCTCGTCGTCGACGCGCAGCCGGACATGCCGCTCGTGGTGTGCGATCCGGACCGCATCGGGCGCGTCGTCGAGAACCTCGTGAGCAACGCCGTGAAGTTCTCGCCTGAAGGCGGCACGGTCACGGTGCGCGTGGGCGTCGAGGGCGGCGAGGCGTTCATCGCCGTGTCCGACCAAGGCGTCGGCATCCGCAGCGAGGACGCGCCGAAGCTCTTCGACCGCTTCACGCAGGCCGACATGTCCTCGACGCGGCGGTTCGGCGGGCTGGGCGTGGGGCTCTTCGTCGCCGACGAGATCGTGCGCGCGCACGGAGGCCGCATCGAGGTCGCGAGCGAGGTGGGGCGCGGGAGCACCTTCACGGTGCGGCTGCCGCTGGAGGAGCCAGCGGGGGAGTAG
- a CDS encoding RluA family pseudouridine synthase translates to MGERLVVTVRADDAGERLDRFLAGEEAIVSRSFAQRLIADGNVLVNGRVAAKNHVVRAGERVEVFLPDAEPSELEPEKIPLDVRYEDEHVIVLSKPAGLVVHPARGHKTGTLVHALLAHADELGTLAGDDRPGIVHRLDKDTSGLMMVAKRDEAHAALAEALKIRSVERRYAALVHGYIAPDTGIIDAPIGRHPKDRLRMAVVDTEGSKQAVTTFTVLERFEAGTHDDGYTLIECKLYTGRTHQIRVHMQYIHHPCVGDPLYGKRHPKADLGLTRQFLHAYRLSFAHPATGETLEFADPLPEDLKAAYRSIAERSMGVTSAGERALETLGLR, encoded by the coding sequence ATGGGTGAGCGGCTCGTCGTGACGGTGCGCGCGGACGACGCAGGGGAGCGGCTCGACCGGTTCCTGGCGGGCGAGGAGGCGATCGTGAGCCGCTCGTTCGCGCAGCGCCTCATCGCCGACGGCAACGTGCTCGTCAACGGACGGGTGGCGGCGAAGAACCACGTCGTGCGCGCTGGCGAACGCGTCGAGGTCTTCCTGCCAGACGCGGAGCCTTCAGAGCTCGAGCCCGAGAAGATCCCGCTCGACGTCCGCTACGAAGACGAGCACGTCATCGTGCTTTCGAAGCCTGCGGGGCTCGTGGTGCATCCCGCGCGCGGCCACAAGACGGGCACGCTGGTGCACGCGCTTCTCGCGCACGCGGACGAGCTCGGGACGCTCGCAGGCGACGACCGGCCCGGCATCGTCCATCGGCTCGATAAGGACACGTCGGGGCTGATGATGGTCGCCAAGCGCGACGAGGCGCACGCGGCGCTCGCGGAAGCGCTCAAGATCCGCTCAGTGGAGCGGCGGTACGCGGCACTCGTGCACGGCTACATCGCACCCGATACGGGCATCATCGACGCGCCGATCGGGCGGCATCCGAAAGACCGGCTCCGCATGGCGGTCGTCGACACGGAGGGCTCCAAGCAGGCGGTGACGACCTTCACGGTGCTCGAGCGGTTCGAGGCCGGGACGCACGACGACGGTTACACCCTCATCGAGTGCAAGCTGTACACGGGCCGCACGCACCAGATACGCGTGCACATGCAGTACATCCACCATCCGTGCGTCGGAGACCCGCTGTACGGCAAGCGGCATCCGAAGGCCGATCTGGGGCTGACGCGGCAGTTCCTCCACGCCTACCGGCTGAGCTTCGCCCACCCGGCCACTGGCGAGACCCTCGAGTTCGCCGATCCGCTGCCCGAGGACCTGAAGGCCGCGTACCGCAGCATCGCCGAGCGCTCCATGGGTGTCACGTCCGCGGGTGAGCGAGCCTTGGAGACGCTGGGGCTGCGCTGA
- the lspA gene encoding signal peptidase II: MSSRPALRFVATAGAVLAVDQASKAAVRHWLPLGASVPVIDGALDLTHVRNTGAAFGLFPGAMAWFMLSAVIVLAGIAFVWWRHAPRDPWTVVALGLIAGGAAGNLIDRAFLGGVTDFFDVRVWPVFNVADVGLDIGVAIVVIRLLFGGEREGGGPHAEPGEAAGSEPREASDG; the protein is encoded by the coding sequence GTGTCCTCGCGTCCTGCCCTGCGGTTTGTGGCCACCGCAGGGGCCGTGCTTGCGGTCGACCAGGCGAGCAAGGCGGCCGTCCGGCACTGGCTTCCGCTCGGTGCGTCGGTTCCGGTCATCGACGGCGCGCTCGACCTCACGCACGTCCGCAATACGGGCGCCGCGTTCGGCCTCTTCCCGGGAGCGATGGCGTGGTTCATGCTGTCCGCGGTCATCGTGCTCGCGGGGATCGCCTTCGTCTGGTGGCGGCACGCTCCGAGAGATCCGTGGACCGTGGTGGCGCTCGGGCTCATCGCCGGCGGCGCTGCTGGCAACCTCATCGACCGTGCGTTCCTCGGCGGCGTCACCGACTTCTTCGACGTGCGCGTCTGGCCGGTGTTCAACGTGGCCGACGTCGGACTCGACATCGGCGTCGCGATCGTCGTGATCCGTCTGCTGTTCGGGGGCGAGCGCGAGGGTGGCGGCCCGCACGCCGAGCCCGGCGAGGCGGCCGGCTCTGAGCCGCGCGAGGCGAGCGATGGGTGA
- a CDS encoding TraR/DksA family transcriptional regulator, with product MLAAKDLDALKATLEAERERLAKEIAEYERDGRETLSDVSGENNYRDHMADQGSATFARELDKTLEENARESLARVEAALARIEAGEYGTCRRCGAEIPVERLRAVPEAELCVTCKAQEESL from the coding sequence ATGCTGGCAGCGAAGGACCTGGATGCGCTCAAGGCGACGCTCGAGGCGGAGCGCGAGCGCCTGGCGAAAGAGATCGCCGAGTACGAGAGGGACGGCCGGGAGACGCTCTCGGACGTATCGGGCGAGAACAACTACCGCGATCACATGGCGGACCAGGGGTCGGCGACTTTCGCGCGGGAGCTCGACAAGACGCTCGAAGAGAACGCCCGCGAGTCGCTCGCTCGCGTGGAGGCGGCGCTCGCGCGGATCGAGGCCGGCGAGTACGGCACCTGCCGTCGCTGCGGCGCCGAGATCCCTGTCGAGCGTCTCCGCGCCGTGCCCGAGGCGGAGCTCTGCGTGACGTGCAAGGCGCAGGAGGAGTCCCTGTAG